The Gigantopelta aegis isolate Gae_Host chromosome 3, Gae_host_genome, whole genome shotgun sequence genome segment GCAGGCCCACACCCAGGATGGCTGGGTTCAATCGCAGGCCCATACCCAGGATGGCTGGGTTCAATCGCAGGCCTATACCCAGGATGGCTGGGTTCAATCGCAGGCCCATACAAAGGATGGCTGGGTTCAATCGCAGGCCTATACCCAGGATGGCTGGGTTCAATCGCAGGCCCATACAAAGGATGGCTGGGTTCAATCGCAGGCCCATACCCAGGATGGCTGGGTTCAATCGCAGGCCCATACCCAGGATGGCTGGGTTCAATCGCAGGCCCATACCCAGGATGGCTGGGTTCAATCGCAGGCCCATACCCAGGATGGCTGGGTTCAATCGCAGGCCCATACCCAGGATGGCTGGGTTCAATCGCAGGCCCATACCCAGGATGGCTGGGTTCAATTGCAGGCCCATACCCAGGATGGCTGGGTTCAATCGCAGGCCTATACCCCCAGGATGGCTGGGTACATTCTATCCATGGGAAGAACTggaatgtaattttttttttaaatgcacccCTGCCACTGGgccagaaacaaacaaaatatttctttaacattGCTTGaccggcacattttaaactatggccatctattgtatgacatattattttaacacttgttcTACACAGAGAGAAAACTTGCTGCCATGGAAAAATACATGATGGGTGCCAAGGTTTGAAGCTCGCcgaaaaatatggtggcccaaaatataaatatggtaagcgaaccacgagcaagattttaatgtggaatacaaatattgtcTCAtctgttatagctctaaagaagatattATTTGGGCAACCAactccattattttttaatatttaagtctcCCAAACAGGatattggtcgcatttggcgacctggtcaCCAGtcgtttcgagccctgatagGTGCACTAAAAGCCACTGATCTTATGACCTACTGCAACTCAGCAGGGCACTCTACAACTGAGTTACATCCCACACACTCATAACTGAATAGATGAAATACACtgcttttaattaataaatagtacTCTATATCAGAgtggtatttaattaataaatagtatatcggagtggtatttaattaataaatagtatatcggagtggtatttaattaataaatagtagCCTATATCAGAgtggtatttaattaataaatagtatatcggagtggtatttaattaataaatagtatatcggagtggtatttaattaataaatagtagCCTATATCAGAgtggtatttaattaataaatagtatatcGGAGTggtatttcattaataaatagtatatcagagtggtatttaattaataaatagtatatcagagtggtatttaattaataaatagtatatcggagtggtatttaattaataaatagtagCCTATATCAGAgtggtatttaattaataaatagtagCCTATATCAGAgtggtatttaattaataaatagtagCCTATATCAGAgtggtatttaattaataaatagtatatcggagtggtatttaattaataaatagtatatcggagtggtatttaattaataaatagtatatcggagtggtatttaattaataaatagtatatcggagtggtatttaattaataaatagtagCCTATATCAGagtgatatttaattaataaatagtatatcggagtggtatttaattaataaatagtatatcggagtggtatttaattaataaatagtagCCTATATCAGAgtggtatttaattaataaatagtatatcaaagtggtatttaattaataaatagtatatcagagtggtatttaattaataaatagtatatcagagtggtatttaattaataaatagtatatcagagtggtatttaattaataaatagtagCCTATATCAGAgtggtatttaattaataaatagtatatcaaagtggtatttaattaataaatagtagCCTATATCAGAgtggtatttaattaataaatagtagCCTATATCAGAgtggtatttaattaataaatagtagCCTATATCAGAGaggtatttaattaataaatagtatatcAGAGaggttaaacaaacaaaagtttCACCTTGGTTAAAAATCACTTTGCATGGTTATGCAGTGGGGATAAGCACACAAAGCCTATTATAAGTTAATATGTTAGTGCTAACACAAGAaatcaaagttaaaacaaaacatgcacaGAGGAAGTGCACTGTAACAAACCCACACAAAGTCTGTGATAACAGAACTAAATATAGCTAAACATGTGCAGATTACAAAAAGCTCAAGGTATGTAAGTATATATCTTAATATggttgaattttatttattttttaaatagagtTAAATTTTGACCaaagaacaaaacattttaaataacctAGAAAAAATATTAGTCACAATAGAAACAATATGgaattctattaaaaaaaaaaaaaaagtagcacaTTTAATGCCTTGCCTGtttttgtatattagtatatgacacacatttataacaatatctttttttctttttctttttgtaggTGTAGTACAGTAGAAAAGaggttttaaaataaagtcttagaaggaaaagtttgtttgtaatttgttttgatttttgtttttcttaaattaccttttctgttttataatgtcatttaaaaatgccttgaatttaagtaatattataCATAACCTCCTACAAATTATGTTAGGTATGCCACTgtaaaaccaaactgaaaaaaaagaaacagagaaaccggagaaaaaaaagaaataaagaaagttGTGCTTTGGCAATAAGAGATGATATTTTTGTGAACTTCCGAAAGCACATGTAAAGATATATATGTAGGTTATGATGCATGGTGTGTGCCACTACAGGCAGTGAGTGTACCTGGCATCTGACAGTCTTTGATATGACACACAGATTACGTCCCTATGAGCTAGCAGGTCATCGTAAACCTTATGCTGTGGTAATTTAGTCATTTCCATATCACCAGCAGATGTCACCTCTGTCAAGTTGATAATGTGATCTTTTACCCGGCATCCCTAAACGAAAGATTTCTTTTAAGTTTGAAAATATAAAGACAAAAATAGTAACTGTTCtgattacatacatacatatgatcCTGTTGTTGaattaaataaaccacttcATTTTGTAGTAATCAATATAAATATCTCTAACAACAAAACCtaaaacatgattaaaataTCCTTGTATGCAAACTGTTTCTATACATATATTGCGCTCATCTGTGCAAAAAACTGTCAAATATCTCCAAATCACAAAGCCAAGAGAAGTAACTCCAAACAATATCAGCCTTCATTATGACTTTTAAgacaaaagcaaaatatttttattttcatccaCTGTAAACTATCCCTCAATAAACTTTGAAACTGAGATGCACACCTTGTTCAGCTGTGTAGGATCAAAGCGTATAGTCTTTTGCTGACAGCATGGATAGATACCAAAACATGATTTCACCGATCCAACGTCATTCTCGTACCGAGGAGGTTCGGGGTGGTACTTGCAGTGAGTGAACTCCGTCAGTGGGAACTTCTCGTCACATCGACTGCACGATAAGAAATTAATGGTCCCCCACACGCGCCAGTACACGTCTCTCCAAAACTTAAGCTGAGCTTTGAGATCGAGGAGAAAGTCGTTGACGTCAAATGTGTTGTCTTTTATATGACAAAATATGAGCAGTCCTCTTTTGTCAATCGTCATTCTGAAACATAAGGtaagtttaattattattattttactagaTGTAACCTGCACTATGTACGGAAAAGTTTAGGTGTGGTGACCTTAAACTGGGCTTTCACAAAAAATACAACCGCTGTATAGATAGACACTTGTGGTCCCTCAGTAGCCAAGGCTACAATCACTTTAACAAAATTAGTCTGCTTATTACAAATAATGTTACAGATTTACAATATGCAAGCTAGACCAACAAATACACTttggaaaaataataataattttatgaaatatttacaaaattcacaAACAGCAAAGGTATATTGAAAATGATAAAATTAACAATGGTGCATGGAAAAAGTCCACAAATACATACTGTACTAATAATTTTACATTAAGAAATTGATATCATTCTTACCTGCTTGGCATGCATTTCACATGCTGTTCTGATTTTGCAGTGAGCAAACGCTTGCAGACAGAACACCTACAAAACATAACGAAGCAACATATAACCTAAAAATCACCAACCATTAAAGCACATCAACCCCAGTAAAGATGAACCCTCAATCTTGCATATCAAACCAAAAACATCTGTATAAATATAACATGCCTAATCAATATAATTCTAGTGTAAGTAGTTTACAATGAAAGTTGAAACCCAGAGGAAGACCACAATAATTATGCTTAAAGTTACAAGTTTACCCTACTTTCaaaacactatggcatatttttcactattacagtcatatttaatcattgaaatacataatacttaagattttatttgtgtagattttccatttccatacatcagGCTTGGTGTTTATAaaccttttagagtctagactcgagactctaatagagactgagactttaacatcatgatgacaatgccatacaaattgtatgcgtgtgatgtcattaaagatcgagtctggactctaaaagttttacaaGCACGGGCTCTGaagtgttttggtcatcctgatgtttctaatacatgaaccacaaaatgcatttgtaaaatgttttaaaatgcatgaaCCTCTAAGAAGTAATGGGTATGGAGAAAAGCTCTAGCTTATTTTCTAAGTGTCTTtccccatttcaatgtcacagactcttgtttcactatattgtgactttatccaaatgtgttacagattggTCGAtcaaccaaacttagtgtccatgttcaCAGGTTGATACTATGGTCCGTGACTTTAAGAAGCTTTAGTATAAAAGTATTAATATAAATCAGTTGCTGGGTCAATACAAACCTGAACAATGTGGCAGCATTTTCTGGTGAATCTGAGGTGATGTGGTCAGGATCAAAAAGCTTTTCCAGTTTCTTTGCAAACAGTTTACTATAATGACAAAACATGGGagaacagggttttttttaaatgcagctttaaatataaatgcactataaaaaacccacaagtgTGTAGACAAGAGCATGATTAGTTTAAGATGGATAGTGGAACTCATAAGGTTTGATTCAATGTAAGTTTcaacaaaagtaaataataatagatcaattaaaataatcaaaataagtCTGCTGGATTAAATTTTCAAGTACTAAAGATGATTGCCAATGGTAAATATAACGAATTAAGATGATGATGTAATGCGGAATGATCTTTTATACCCAGTTTTCCACATAAAGAACAGACAATAAAACAGGCCTAAATCCAACAACAAGGGAGCattgattatatatattataaacaaaatattatatgctAAAGAAAAccacattatataattattaagaaCATACTAAAAGtaagttttttcttttttgaaaactctattaatttataaacaatattttcaaaaaatgtaaaacaaaaattccgTAACGAAATAAATGCATTGGTATAATGAATACCTTTTGAACTTATCCTTTCTGTCTTTGAGGTCATCAGCTTCATTGTGATTAAAAAGTTCAGCAATactgaaagaaaaagagagagagagaaatacattaaagttttaaaacaacagTCTATGACAAATTGCTCACCTGTTACAAACTGCTACACACTGCACTGTAGGAAATGGATGGAGGCCACCATTTTTCCCCCCGTTTTCAGAGCTTGCTAATTTCTGCTAACATGTTTTGAAATACAAATGAAGTCatgatcttttattttattctatttggTGCATACTAGTAAATTCTGGAAAAAACCCAAGTttcataccacaacctttaacaTTTGATGGACATGCAACTAATTTTTTTCAACTTAAAATTCTTCGAACATGATTTGCAATTTTGTCCAAAATTTCACAAGAATGACCGTTTAgttcacatttttattacaattatttaaaattacattaatgataTATTGCTTATCACGTTTATTGCTAGGTTCTCAAAAATGACTAACTATGAAGATGTAATTCATTTAACTGAATGACTGGTTACCTGAATACTAATCAAATACTTGCCAATTTTTGTGAGGTAACcctaaatgtaaatgtttaaaaaggataggaaaatgtaatatatttttaagacaATCTGGCAAACACTGAATGAGATATAACTCACCGAGTGACCAGTTTGTCATTGATGCAATTCATATTGCAGTTGGTGCTCACAATGGCAGACAGGTTCTTATGACAATACTCAATACACTCATCAACCTGCAAATAAACACAACAGATTCTGTTACAACAGCAGCTTGGTAGAAAGTAAATTCATTTTGAAAATTTCATGGTAACACTCACTGTTTTCATACACAAAaggaaaataatacaaaactaAAGCACAAGAAACTAAATTTCTAAAATTGTTAATGTACATCACATATCATACTTTTACAGACACCATGTGACAGTCAAATTTATTACATTGTTCTAAATTTAAAATAGTCTCCTAacccatatacagtgaaactcctctaaaccggacatgctcaggaccaagtaaaaagtctggttttaagaggtatccagtttagagaggttctcttctgcacagatatttaactCTTTCACCACAACAGGCCGGTATACCGGCTAGCGATATCCAGTGCCTCTCAGCACGACAGGCCGGTTTAGCGGCTTGTAACACCTGTTCATATTTGGCGCCGAGTGATgtgtcaatattataattagacAAAATCTTGCGCGACCATAGCTGCCATGTGACACACtgtaatggctgcgcccatgttCTAACGAATTTTGAATGAGTTTTTCCAAGTTTATACTGATATTCTGACTGTAATTAAACATGAACCGAGGTGACGAAATTTCGTCTGTTGAAAACAATGGTTGCGATTCAGATGACGGGTTTTCCGATGATGAAATGTGGGATAATATGGACTTTGGCGCATTTGATTTAATCGAGATTGGCGATCGTGAACGAAATGTCATTCAACATGGcaatttagaagaaaatgataccgatgacgagttacaagatgactTGCCGCTGTTTTACCACGCGCCTGAGTTTACCTGGACACATGAGCCATATTCGGTTACCTGCAGATCAACGTTTACTAAAAATCCGGGGCCCGTAAAAGTGTTTGACGTCAACACAAACGCCATAGAGTACTTTTCactattttattccaatacagTGTATGgaaaaattgtgtaatttaccAACATGAATGCCAAAAAAAAGCGTGATACAGATCCTGCTAACAACAAAGGTGTGTGGTATGATGTTTCTGTTGATGAAATGAAAGCTTATTATGGTTTGTTAATTTtgcaaaagcattgtaaatatatttttaaaattataactggaatgttaattaattaattatccaacaagaaaaacatttgtactgttgtttttttaaattaccagtcCTACCTACTCAAATAGGTGAGTAATATGCATAGTTAACCTGTAATTACCAGATTTATACCTGTTGAAtctaacatttttaaagtattattttttttatctagacAGCCGTCCATTCACCTTTCTGGAAATGTATAgcctataactaaaattaatgataaaacaagtaGTTTTATCCTTTAATAAACATGATCATAAATCTGCTATTTAAACTCAGTGTGCAGGGAAGGTCAAGGTTGTAAAACTTAGTGGTGAAAGAGTTAAATAGGGATcatgaaaaacgtccggttttgagggaattccggtttacagagggtccggttttaagaggtttcactgtacataacTTATTGAATTAATTTAGTTCTTAATGTAACTCAACGTTGAACCTCACCAGTATATCCATTTTGAGAAAATCAGATGAGATCAGGATTGACACAACATTGTTAGGCTCtgaaaaacattgtaaatataattaacattactGGTACTAATTAAACTTtttctgaaattaaaatttgtagtcatattacaaaaatcaacaaaatataatataatcatatttGGCAACAGCTGTTAAAAATCATTGTTAATCTAAAATCTAGTAACAGATTTACTCTTAGATCAATTGttatcatataaatattttttattgtactttttttctatgtaaaaatatatattaaaagatctcttgctctgtaacatttgtaaatatttttattattaatacccATAAAGTTTTATTATTCTTACCAAGTTTTGGTTTCTCCGACACTTCATTTAAAGATCTTTTGACATATTTCAGTAGCCAATCAAAGATCTGTACATCACAGTGAACGGAAATGTCGACTTCTTCCCAGCGCTGGGCGTCGGTTGTAAGATATTCAGCAAAATATTTCATCTCCTTTACCAGCAAGTCTCTAGGACAGTTGAAATCTTTCTTCACTGAAAAACCCCCCACCATGAATctcacaataaaaacaaatttactgagcggtaacacattttttaaaggtCATTAATTGTAATCAAGGGTTttcttttaatgatttttatttaagGGCCCATTTACACAGGATGTGACCTGTGTGTGTACCTACTAAAATTAAAAGACACTGTTTCCAACAAGAGCAGTCACATTGGATGTATGTGatgtatgcatctgcaaaaTGAATGTGGCAAGCTGTAGGGAAAAATCAACTGCTTGCAtctaatatattaaaacactGTTATGTACTActgttaattattttcaaatagaGAACCATTTTCTCATTGAAAAATctgtttgtttataatatacatgtcaATGTAGTACAGATCTGTATGGTAGTATATGTATGTTACTCACCAGTTACACAGATATAATTAAAGTAAACACAATCAGTAACCACATACTAGgtaaaaatcacttttattaccctcctggtgaagatatagcggtgtcgtacaaatttcgtacgcaccaccaggtgcgtattacaaactgtattttgatttgtcaacagggaacagagtcaatttcgattggttggacagcgaccttattagcataatgggactatttttttcattcataattaatgtcaaggtcagtaacatccacaacttttactacaaatgtcattcattaaaagttgatgtaaactggaccgcgcgagaaatatttttaaataaaaaataaaaataaaagaatgaatagaacaataattaaacatattcattttatttattatgtggatttttggtctacaaattgttattgtcagttgtgatttgtgaattcttcattattaaggtctacgacagtcactttttggacccttgttttggcttcgtacacaataaatgaaacatatccaacgttaattttttcatatgatatatttgacaaaaggtagtttttttatttttttaaacttaaacttaatattttttgtagaattatgaaaaagtaaaatatactgacctgtaaacagtgttgtttgcttgttgtagaaatttaacaggggtcaaggttagtataccagtttttattttaatgtggcgatgcattgtaataatatagctaattttgaatttgaatgacgtcagaattccaatgacgtcactttgcacctccttacaataaccacaaactgggtacatgacgtttccgttttaggaatgctggaaaaaatcgAGTGCAAAActcctattgattttttttttctcgaacattactgaagcacctgaatgtgtttgaagaaaattctgtgattgaaaaattgtaccttttacgaaatatggatttcaagtgaaattacggtaagatatgctatatttattgtgt includes the following:
- the LOC121368009 gene encoding uncharacterized protein KIAA1841 homolog isoform X1, producing MKSRTKTVTLRSVCRVLTIATNLIPVDQDLQCTKVQKKKEILGGSKGQVGSKEHGDHGPIMVIHVCDEAKNLKKDFNCPRDLLVKEMKYFAEYLTTDAQRWEEVDISVHCDVQIFDWLLKYVKRSLNEVSEKPKLEPNNVVSILISSDFLKMDILVDECIEYCHKNLSAIVSTNCNMNCINDKLVTRIAELFNHNEADDLKDRKDKFKSKLFAKKLEKLFDPDHITSDSPENAATLFRCSVCKRLLTAKSEQHVKCMPSRMTIDKRGLLIFCHIKDNTFDVNDFLLDLKAQLKFWRDVYWRVWGTINFLSCSRCDEKFPLTEFTHCKYHPEPPRYENDVGSVKSCFGIYPCCQQKTIRFDPTQLNKGCRVKDHIINLTEVTSAGDMEMTKLPQHKVYDDLLAHRDVICVSYQRLSDASCSELDVFENEAFVCRTRSSGVKVSLMSSAEDDGKKSEAKRPQPTLHALTVEKEVSFETDEFGFGESDDEIGDEESQKGAGKKTRTTKKSRVTIDPQAILVDAPGFEQTKKSTWDTQRSMRYNQDAQRQEDHRRMNDIRLYLTKLRLNPDKIEKPRKEYSGGIFSKLEAQWKASAVPQPTKQVGQLPLSFFMLNYRSKPRTTLMRTSFS
- the LOC121368009 gene encoding uncharacterized protein KIAA1841 homolog isoform X2, with translation MKSRTKTVTLRSVCRVLTIATNLIPVDQDLQCTKVQKKKEILGGSKGQVGSKEHGDHGPIMVIHVCDEAKNLKKDFNCPRDLLVKEMKYFAEYLTTDAQRWEEVDISVHCDVQIFDWLLKYVKRSLNEVSEKPKLEPNNVVSILISSDFLKMDILVDECIEYCHKNLSAIVSTNCNMNCINDKLVTRIAELFNHNEADDLKDRKDKFKSKLFAKKLEKLFDPDHITSDSPENAATLFRCSVCKRLLTAKSEQHVKCMPSRMTIDKRGLLIFCHIKDNTFDVNDFLLDLKAQLKFWRDVYWRVWGTINFLSCSRCDEKFPLTEFTHCKYHPEPPRYENDVGSVKSCFGIYPCCQQKTIRFDPTQLNKGCRVKDHIINLTEVTSAGDMEMTKLPQHKVYDDLLAHRDVICVSYQRLSDASCSELDVFENEAFVCRTRSSGVKVSLMSSAEDDGKKSEAKRPQPTLHALTVEKEVSFETDEFGFGESDDEIGDEESQKGAGKKTRTTKKSRVTIDPQAILVDAPGFEQTKKSTWDTQRSMRYNQDAQRQEDHRRMNDIRLYLTKLRLNPDKIEKPRKEYSGGIFSKLEAQWKASAVPQPTKQVGQLPLRRAASGPLPQRRPISCNIRP
- the LOC121368009 gene encoding uncharacterized protein KIAA1841 homolog isoform X3, with product MKSRTKTVTLRSVCRVLTIATNLIPVDQDLQCTKVQKKKEILGGSKGQVGSKEHGDHGPIMVIHVCDEAKNLKKDFNCPRDLLVKEMKYFAEYLTTDAQRWEEVDISVHCDVQIFDWLLKYVKRSLNEVSEKPKLEPNNVVSILISSDFLKMDILVDECIEYCHKNLSAIVSTNCNMNCINDKLVTRIAELFNHNEADDLKDRKDKFKSKLFAKKLEKLFDPDHITSDSPENAATLFRCSVCKRLLTAKSEQHVKCMPSRMTIDKRGLLIFCHIKDNTFDVNDFLLDLKAQLKFWRDVYWRVWGTINFLSCSRCDEKFPLTEFTHCKYHPEPPRYENDVGSVKSCFGIYPCCQQKTIRFDPTQLNKGCRVKDHIINLTEVTSAGDMEMTKLPQHKVYDDLLAHRDVICVSYQRLSDASCSELDVFENEAFVCRTRSSGVKVSLMSSAEDDGKKSEAKRPQPTLHALTVEKEVSFETDEFGFGESDDEIGDEESQKGAGKKTRTTKKSRVTIDPQAILVDAPGFEQTKKSTWDTQRSMRYNQDAQRQEDHRRMNDIRLYLTKLRLNPDKIEKPRKEYSGGIFSKLEAQWKASAVPQPTKQVGQLPLRSKPRTTLMRTSFS